The following coding sequences are from one Prochlorococcus marinus CUG1438 window:
- a CDS encoding UvrD-helicase domain-containing protein, translated as MSQTNDFLFKSLNNQQLQAVKHVYGPLLVVAGAGSGKTKALTHRIANLIEGNSIDPYNILAVTFTNKAAKEMKARLEVLLAQELAFNQFGQPWTTLKEIDQNQLRTNVHQERLQNLWIGTFHSLFSRLLRYDIEKYTDPEGLKWTRQFSIYDETDSQTLVKEIISQDMNLDPKRYDPKKIKRLISNAKNQCLTSNDLLEKADNNFDKTVAEAYKRYRISLSKNNSLDFDDLLLLPVFLLRQNEIVRDYWHKRFKHILVDEYQDTNRTQYELIKLITAGNAEPKEFFNWEDRSIFVVGDADQSIYSFRAADFRILIGFQEDFKTSFNDDKKSSLIKLEENYRSSSNILDAANSLIENNSERIDKVLKATKEKGELLTLLSCDDEISEAEAITNKIKSLNNYNQNPIWKNFAILYRTRAQSRVLEESLVRWRIPYTIFGGLRFYDRREIKDAIAYLKVLVNSSDNVSLLRIINVPRRGIGKTTIQKLNELSNRLNIPLWEVLNDKQSLEETIGRSSKGINKFTEVMNDLLCYLENSGPAQLLQLILEKSGYLSDLLSSGTEESEDRRNNLQELINAATQYEEETESGDVEGFLSTAALTTDNDTKKNNPNSVTLMTLHNSKGLEFQNVFITGLEQGLFPSHRSIDTPSLLEEERRLCYVGITRAKERVFLSHARERRLWGGMREATIPSIFLSEIPEDLMDGELPQTGGASIRRDWHLDRLTRVDRNNPNEFANKPINSVRKLYSGPSKGKSWIVGDKLIHSKFGKGEIIHIFGSGEKISLAVKFGDKGSKILDPRLAPIRYVS; from the coding sequence GTGTCTCAAACCAACGATTTCCTTTTTAAGTCCCTAAACAACCAACAACTTCAAGCAGTAAAACATGTTTATGGACCACTATTAGTTGTAGCAGGTGCAGGTAGCGGAAAAACTAAAGCTCTTACTCACAGAATTGCAAACCTTATTGAGGGTAACTCTATAGATCCGTATAACATTCTCGCAGTCACTTTTACTAACAAAGCTGCTAAAGAAATGAAAGCAAGATTAGAGGTTCTTCTAGCCCAAGAATTAGCTTTTAATCAATTTGGTCAGCCTTGGACAACACTAAAAGAAATTGATCAAAATCAATTAAGAACAAACGTTCACCAAGAGAGGCTTCAGAACCTTTGGATCGGTACTTTCCATTCGTTATTTTCAAGACTTCTTAGATACGATATTGAAAAATATACTGATCCAGAAGGCCTAAAATGGACAAGGCAATTTTCAATTTACGATGAAACAGATTCTCAAACATTAGTAAAAGAAATTATCAGTCAAGATATGAATCTTGACCCAAAAAGATATGATCCCAAAAAGATTAAAAGATTAATAAGTAATGCTAAAAATCAATGCTTAACTTCTAATGATCTTTTAGAAAAAGCAGATAATAATTTTGATAAAACAGTTGCAGAAGCCTACAAGAGATATAGAATTTCGCTCTCAAAAAATAATTCTTTAGACTTTGATGATCTTCTACTTTTGCCTGTTTTCTTATTGAGGCAAAATGAAATAGTCAGAGACTACTGGCACAAAAGATTTAAACATATTTTAGTTGACGAATATCAGGATACAAATAGAACACAATATGAACTTATAAAATTAATTACGGCTGGAAATGCCGAACCAAAAGAATTCTTCAATTGGGAAGATCGGTCAATTTTTGTAGTTGGGGATGCTGATCAAAGTATTTATAGTTTCAGAGCAGCGGACTTCAGAATCTTAATTGGTTTTCAAGAAGATTTCAAAACTTCATTCAACGACGATAAAAAATCATCTTTAATTAAATTAGAAGAAAATTATAGGTCATCTTCTAATATCCTTGATGCTGCAAACTCACTAATTGAAAACAACTCTGAAAGAATTGACAAAGTTTTAAAAGCTACTAAAGAAAAAGGGGAACTTTTAACGTTACTCAGCTGTGATGATGAAATTTCCGAGGCAGAAGCAATTACCAATAAAATAAAATCACTCAATAACTATAATCAAAACCCAATTTGGAAAAATTTTGCAATTTTATATCGAACCAGAGCCCAGTCAAGAGTATTAGAAGAATCTCTTGTAAGGTGGCGCATTCCTTATACAATTTTTGGAGGATTGCGTTTTTATGATAGAAGAGAAATTAAAGATGCAATAGCATATTTGAAAGTTCTGGTTAATTCTTCAGATAATGTTAGTCTTTTACGAATCATAAATGTTCCTAGAAGAGGGATTGGTAAGACAACTATTCAAAAACTTAATGAACTATCTAATAGGTTAAATATCCCATTATGGGAGGTTCTTAATGATAAACAAAGTCTTGAAGAAACAATAGGCCGATCATCAAAAGGAATTAATAAATTTACTGAAGTTATGAATGATTTACTTTGTTATTTGGAAAATTCAGGCCCTGCTCAACTACTACAACTTATATTAGAAAAAAGTGGTTATTTAAGTGACTTGCTCTCTAGTGGGACTGAAGAATCTGAAGATAGAAGAAATAACTTACAAGAACTTATTAATGCAGCTACTCAATATGAAGAAGAAACAGAAAGTGGAGATGTAGAGGGATTTCTTTCTACAGCAGCACTAACAACTGATAATGATACGAAGAAAAATAATCCTAACTCTGTGACTCTAATGACTCTGCACAATAGTAAAGGTTTAGAATTTCAAAATGTTTTTATCACTGGGCTAGAGCAAGGTCTCTTCCCTAGCCATAGATCAATAGATACTCCCTCACTTCTTGAAGAGGAAAGAAGATTATGCTATGTAGGTATTACTAGAGCTAAAGAAAGAGTTTTCTTAAGTCATGCCAGAGAAAGAAGATTATGGGGTGGAATGCGTGAAGCAACAATTCCTTCAATATTTCTTTCAGAAATACCTGAAGATTTAATGGATGGCGAATTACCACAAACTGGTGGTGCTTCAATTAGAAGAGATTGGCATCTTGATCGTTTAACTAGAGTTGATAGAAACAATCCAAATGAATTTGCTAACAAACCAATAAATTCAGTAAGGAAATTATATTCAGGTCCCAGTAAAGGGAAAAGCTGGATAGTTGGAGATAAGCTAATTCACTCAAAGTTTGGGAAAGGTGAAATAATACATATTTTTGGTAGTGGGGAAAAAATATCTTTAGCAGTAAAATTTGGTGATAAAGGAAGTAAAATTCTAGATCCCAGATTAGCTCCAATTCGTTATGTAAGTTAA
- a CDS encoding CCA tRNA nucleotidyltransferase has translation MNDISDYIQGELIKTPFNLYNLIAKYIESNNTTKVAFVGGYLRDLLISKFHKKSFSKPVDIDLVIEGSSISLAKFIKKNIVNVDLCLIKEFNLYNTVEININDYKIDIASARKEIYSAPGLNPTVNKSTIEEDLKRRDFTINSIAFEVSTRKIYDLYGGISDIKSKRLNLLHSKSISDDPSRLIRCAKYASRLDFNISNDSLKQSQETIRQWPWKISETHQKMIYPPALGIRIRMELAEICKHDNLTNVISIIHKWEIISILNENIKVDKRFLRGLNWIKKLKGNHMLYLLKDSEDLETACQRFLVNNSEIKILEDYLNIKKILNTNQKNFNHFSPSSWTEFIEDRNLNDETVKLLICDGGPYWRNLFKWLFIYKFIKSKKDGETLKKEGWDPGEEMGKEIKRLRYMEIDKSNRN, from the coding sequence ATGAACGATATCTCTGATTACATCCAAGGGGAATTAATCAAAACTCCATTTAATCTATATAATCTAATTGCTAAATATATAGAATCTAATAACACTACTAAAGTAGCTTTTGTTGGCGGTTATTTAAGAGATTTATTAATTAGTAAATTCCACAAAAAATCGTTTTCTAAACCTGTAGATATTGATCTTGTTATTGAAGGCTCCTCTATTTCTCTGGCAAAATTTATAAAAAAAAATATTGTAAATGTAGATTTATGTTTAATCAAAGAATTTAATTTGTACAACACTGTAGAAATAAATATAAATGACTATAAAATTGATATTGCTTCTGCAAGAAAAGAAATTTATTCTGCTCCAGGATTAAATCCCACAGTAAATAAAAGCACTATTGAGGAGGATCTTAAGAGGAGAGATTTCACTATAAATTCAATAGCCTTCGAAGTCTCGACAAGGAAAATCTATGATCTTTATGGAGGGATTTCTGATATAAAAAGTAAAAGATTGAACTTACTTCACAGTAAAAGTATTTCAGATGATCCAAGTAGATTAATTAGATGTGCAAAATATGCTTCAAGGTTAGATTTCAATATTTCAAATGACTCCCTCAAACAATCTCAAGAGACAATTAGACAATGGCCATGGAAAATTTCAGAAACTCATCAGAAAATGATTTACCCTCCTGCACTAGGCATACGAATAAGGATGGAACTAGCTGAAATATGCAAACACGATAATTTGACTAATGTAATATCGATAATTCATAAATGGGAAATTATCTCAATTTTAAATGAAAATATTAAAGTCGATAAAAGGTTTTTAAGAGGACTAAATTGGATTAAGAAGTTAAAGGGAAATCATATGCTTTACTTATTAAAAGATTCAGAAGATTTAGAAACAGCATGTCAAAGATTTTTGGTAAATAATAGTGAGATAAAAATATTAGAAGATTATTTAAATATCAAAAAGATATTAAATACCAACCAAAAAAATTTCAATCATTTTTCTCCATCAAGTTGGACAGAATTTATTGAAGACAGAAACCTTAATGATGAGACAGTCAAATTATTAATTTGTGATGGAGGCCCATACTGGCGTAACTTGTTTAAGTGGTTATTTATTTATAAATTCATAAAATCAAAAAAAGATGGTGAAACATTAAAAAAAGAAGGATGGGATCCAGGGGAGGAAATGGGAAAGGAAATCAAAAGATTAAGATATATGGAAATTGACAAGTCAAATAGAAATTAA
- the selD gene encoding selenide, water dikinase SelD: MTFNHLVLIGGGHTNVLLMKKWLMRPKLMPEIPVSIISRDSHLVYSAMFPSVLSKSISLEESLIDIKSLAKNAKVSFIEKEVKDIDFNLKKIFFNNRPSVKYSKLVLNYGSQTKIPKEFESLIKNRDAFSIKPFLKAYDLIEKEDIFDSVNELPFVIVGSGLAAIEVSYALRRRWKGRSLKLLCDSRKINNSILKSLRNSNIDLVENLNFDYGKILLCTGNSSPLWTQKKLLDSDSNGRIITNQNLQLKSFSGIFAAGDCAFVDSAKRPASGVFAVKVVDTLVKNLKKDIDGGLLEKWLPQRIGLQIVNVFPSHYPKAFAIYRNFIFGPSFLFWILKHKIDHDFINKFRSKRLIMKSSKKNISLNDCRGCAAKIPQLVLNKSLINSNLDSFALSPEDSVEIYQNGQDIILQSVDGFPALVSDPWLNAKITTLHACSDLWACGAKLSSAQALISLPKVEREFQSYLFSQSLQGIKSTVEDHGAALLGGHTFEARSLVNKPYSLGIDISLTVQGILKNGSKPWLKSGMNDGDILMMSRPLGVGIYFAGQMQNINMLSCSSEIINNLVKSQQYLIDEIYFFQDQFKESLVNAATDITGYGFIGHLKEMVGSSNLYRERNNQEPIKVLLDLFAFKAYPGVFDLIRKDIKSTFFESNKEIFDKIYRGNKQNRIINFLNENSFDKKTFNERISLLLDPQTCGPLLISCNRKYENVLKDKWYKVGEVVKM, from the coding sequence ATGACTTTTAATCATCTAGTACTAATTGGAGGAGGACACACAAATGTTCTTTTAATGAAGAAATGGTTAATGCGTCCGAAATTAATGCCAGAAATTCCTGTCTCAATTATATCTAGAGATTCCCATTTGGTTTATTCTGCGATGTTCCCATCGGTTCTTTCAAAATCAATTTCTTTAGAAGAGAGTTTAATTGATATAAAATCTTTAGCAAAAAATGCAAAAGTATCTTTTATAGAGAAAGAAGTAAAGGATATTGATTTTAATTTAAAGAAAATTTTTTTCAATAATAGACCTTCAGTTAAGTATTCGAAGTTGGTGCTTAATTATGGGAGTCAAACAAAAATTCCAAAAGAATTTGAGTCACTAATTAAAAATCGAGACGCTTTTTCAATTAAACCTTTTTTAAAGGCTTATGACTTAATAGAAAAAGAAGATATTTTTGATTCAGTTAATGAACTTCCATTTGTAATTGTAGGAAGTGGCCTTGCTGCCATTGAAGTATCATATGCTTTAAGAAGGAGATGGAAAGGTAGATCTTTAAAACTATTATGTGATTCAAGAAAAATTAATAATTCAATTCTAAAAAGTTTACGGAATTCCAATATTGATTTAGTTGAAAACCTTAATTTCGATTATGGCAAGATTCTTTTATGTACGGGGAATTCATCTCCTTTGTGGACTCAAAAAAAATTATTAGATTCGGATTCTAATGGCAGAATAATTACAAATCAGAATTTGCAATTGAAAAGTTTCTCCGGAATCTTTGCTGCGGGTGATTGCGCATTTGTAGACTCAGCAAAAAGACCAGCATCGGGTGTTTTCGCTGTAAAAGTTGTAGATACATTGGTCAAAAATCTAAAAAAGGATATAGATGGGGGATTATTAGAAAAGTGGTTGCCTCAAAGGATAGGATTGCAAATAGTTAATGTATTTCCAAGCCATTATCCAAAGGCTTTCGCTATTTATCGTAATTTTATTTTTGGCCCTTCTTTTCTTTTTTGGATTTTGAAGCATAAGATTGATCATGACTTTATTAACAAGTTCAGATCAAAAAGGCTAATTATGAAGAGTAGTAAAAAAAATATTTCATTGAATGATTGTAGGGGATGTGCTGCTAAAATTCCTCAACTTGTTTTGAATAAATCGTTAATAAATTCTAATTTAGATTCTTTTGCATTATCGCCTGAAGATTCAGTTGAAATCTATCAAAATGGTCAAGATATAATCTTGCAAAGTGTAGATGGATTTCCTGCTTTGGTAAGTGATCCTTGGCTTAATGCAAAAATTACTACTTTGCATGCCTGCTCAGATTTATGGGCATGCGGAGCAAAACTTTCATCCGCTCAGGCTTTAATATCTTTACCAAAAGTTGAAAGAGAATTTCAGAGTTATCTCTTTTCTCAATCCCTTCAGGGGATTAAATCAACAGTTGAGGATCATGGTGCTGCATTACTTGGAGGTCATACTTTCGAGGCAAGAAGTTTAGTAAATAAACCTTATTCACTAGGAATAGATATTTCTTTAACTGTCCAAGGCATCTTAAAAAATGGATCAAAACCATGGCTTAAATCTGGAATGAATGATGGAGACATACTCATGATGTCTAGACCTCTCGGGGTTGGGATTTACTTTGCGGGTCAAATGCAAAATATTAATATGCTAAGTTGTTCCTCTGAAATAATTAATAATTTAGTAAAGAGCCAGCAATATTTGATTGATGAAATTTATTTTTTTCAAGATCAATTTAAAGAATCATTAGTCAATGCTGCTACTGACATTACTGGATATGGATTTATTGGACACCTTAAAGAGATGGTTGGATCATCTAATTTATATAGAGAAAGAAATAATCAAGAGCCTATAAAAGTTTTATTAGATTTATTTGCATTTAAAGCTTATCCCGGAGTATTTGATTTAATAAGAAAAGATATTAAAAGTACTTTCTTTGAATCTAATAAAGAAATTTTTGACAAAATTTATAGAGGAAATAAGCAAAACAGAATAATTAATTTTTTAAACGAAAATTCATTTGATAAAAAAACTTTTAACGAGAGAATATCATTACTATTAGATCCTCAAACATGTGGTCCCTTGTTGATTAGTTGCAATCGTAAATATGAAAATGTTTTAAAGGATAAATGGTACAAGGTTGGAGAAGTTGTAAAAATGTAA
- a CDS encoding photosystem II reaction center protein L, whose translation MQVNENPNKVPVELNRTSLYLGLLSVFVLGILFSSYFFN comes from the coding sequence ATGCAAGTAAACGAAAATCCTAACAAAGTTCCAGTTGAACTTAATCGTACAAGTCTTTATTTAGGCTTATTATCAGTATTTGTTTTGGGAATTTTATTTTCCAGTTACTTTTTCAACTAA
- a CDS encoding NAD(P)H-quinone oxidoreductase subunit 3, whose protein sequence is MFLLTGYEYFLGFLLIAAAVPILALFTNLIVAPKGRTGERKLTYESGMEPIGGAWIQFNIRYYMFALVFVIFDVETVFLYPWAVAFNRLGLLAFIEALIFIAILVIALAYAWRKGALEWS, encoded by the coding sequence ATGTTTCTATTAACTGGTTATGAATATTTTTTAGGTTTCCTCTTAATTGCAGCTGCTGTCCCAATATTAGCTCTATTTACAAATCTAATAGTTGCACCTAAAGGCAGAACTGGGGAAAGAAAACTGACATATGAATCTGGAATGGAGCCTATAGGAGGAGCATGGATTCAATTTAATATTCGTTATTACATGTTCGCCTTAGTTTTCGTTATATTTGATGTAGAGACAGTATTCCTTTATCCTTGGGCTGTTGCCTTTAATAGATTAGGCTTATTAGCGTTTATTGAGGCATTGATTTTTATCGCGATACTTGTGATTGCCTTAGCTTACGCTTGGAGAAAAGGTGCTTTAGAATGGAGTTAA
- a CDS encoding cytochrome b559 subunit alpha, translated as MAAGSTGERPFFEIITSIRYWIIHAVTLPAIFIAGFLFVYTGLAYDAFGTPRPDSYFQSSESKAPVVTQRYEAKSQLDLRTK; from the coding sequence ATGGCCGCAGGTTCAACGGGTGAACGCCCATTCTTTGAAATAATCACCAGTATTAGATACTGGATTATTCATGCAGTAACATTACCAGCTATTTTTATAGCAGGATTTTTGTTTGTATATACAGGCTTAGCCTATGATGCTTTCGGGACTCCTCGTCCGGATAGTTACTTCCAATCATCTGAATCTAAAGCGCCTGTGGTAACTCAAAGATATGAAGCTAAATCTCAACTAGATTTAAGAACAAAATAA
- a CDS encoding photosynthesis system II assembly factor Ycf48: MKKIITSFPNLLLSIFLSFVLSSCTSTGVKMSDSSPWKIIQFEDQANALDIDFIDDRNGFLVGSNRLIMESNDGGETWEKRNLDLPSEENFRLLDIDFKGEEGWLIGQPSLVMHTLDAGKNWTRLSLGNKLPGQPFLITTVDQGVAELATTAGAIYETSDSGESWNAKVVDASGSGGVRDLRRTNEGDYVSVSSLGNFFSTLEKDSDAWIAHQRASSKRVQSIGFNPEGSLWMLSRGAEIRFNEDTDNLESWSKPIVPILNGYNYLDMGWDPNGDIWAGGGNGTLIVSKDQGKTWNKDPIATELPTNFIKIVFLDNETLDNQKGFVLGERGYILKWNS, translated from the coding sequence ATGAAAAAAATTATTACTAGCTTTCCCAATCTTCTTTTATCTATCTTTCTTTCTTTTGTATTGAGCAGTTGTACATCTACAGGAGTAAAGATGAGCGATAGTAGTCCTTGGAAAATAATTCAGTTTGAGGACCAGGCAAATGCTTTAGACATTGATTTTATAGATGATAGAAATGGATTCTTAGTAGGTTCTAATAGACTTATCATGGAATCTAATGATGGTGGCGAAACTTGGGAAAAAAGAAATTTAGATTTACCAAGTGAAGAGAATTTTCGACTGTTGGATATTGACTTTAAAGGTGAAGAAGGTTGGTTAATAGGTCAGCCATCATTAGTTATGCACACACTTGATGCGGGAAAAAATTGGACTCGTTTATCTCTAGGTAACAAATTACCAGGACAACCATTTCTTATAACGACTGTAGATCAAGGTGTTGCAGAATTGGCTACCACTGCAGGTGCAATTTATGAAACATCAGATAGTGGTGAATCATGGAATGCAAAAGTTGTGGATGCATCTGGTTCTGGAGGAGTAAGAGATTTAAGAAGAACAAACGAAGGAGATTATGTGAGCGTAAGTAGTCTTGGTAATTTCTTTTCTACTTTGGAAAAGGATAGTGATGCATGGATAGCCCATCAAAGAGCAAGCAGCAAGAGAGTTCAAAGTATTGGTTTCAATCCAGAAGGAAGTTTATGGATGCTTTCTAGAGGAGCAGAAATTAGATTTAATGAAGATACTGATAACCTAGAAAGTTGGTCAAAGCCTATTGTACCAATTCTCAATGGATACAATTATCTCGACATGGGATGGGATCCAAACGGTGATATATGGGCTGGCGGTGGTAACGGCACCTTAATAGTAAGCAAAGATCAAGGTAAAACTTGGAATAAAGATCCTATTGCTACTGAATTGCCAACCAACTTCATTAAAATAGTTTTTCTTGATAATGAGACTTTAGATAATCAAAAAGGATTTGTACTTGGTGAACGTGGTTACATCCTTAAATGGAATAGTTAA
- a CDS encoding photosystem II reaction center protein J, protein MSKLKGPDGRIPDRLPDGRPAVAWERRWTEGTLPLWLVATAGGIAVIFVLGIFFYGSYQGVGAGG, encoded by the coding sequence ATGAGTAAATTAAAAGGACCTGATGGAAGAATACCAGATAGACTTCCCGATGGAAGACCAGCAGTAGCTTGGGAAAGAAGATGGACAGAAGGTACTCTTCCTTTATGGCTTGTCGCTACAGCAGGAGGAATTGCGGTTATCTTCGTTTTAGGAATATTCTTCTATGGCTCATATCAAGGAGTCGGAGCTGGAGGCTAA
- a CDS encoding rubredoxin gives MSENIQPASEENKIVQNFEKENLSIDSSGVNVEKPSINLDQNRFECRSCGYIYDPSEGNKKLNIPKNTPFSELDGNTFACPVCRAGKNFYKDIGSRAKPSGFEENLVYGFGFNSLPPGQKNILIFGGLAFAAAMFLSLYSLH, from the coding sequence GTGAGTGAAAACATTCAACCAGCCTCTGAGGAAAACAAAATAGTTCAAAATTTTGAGAAAGAAAATCTCTCTATTGATTCCTCAGGAGTAAATGTTGAAAAACCTTCTATTAATCTAGACCAAAATAGATTCGAATGTAGAAGTTGTGGATACATTTATGATCCGTCTGAAGGAAATAAAAAATTAAATATACCTAAAAATACACCTTTTTCAGAGTTGGATGGGAATACTTTTGCTTGCCCTGTTTGTCGAGCTGGTAAGAATTTCTATAAGGATATTGGATCTAGAGCAAAACCTAGTGGATTTGAAGAGAACTTAGTCTATGGATTTGGTTTTAATAGTTTACCTCCTGGACAAAAAAATATATTGATTTTTGGAGGTCTAGCTTTTGCTGCTGCTATGTTCCTTTCTTTGTACTCTTTGCATTAA
- the mtnP gene encoding S-methyl-5'-thioadenosine phosphorylase, with product MNKEHLLPIEKSRLGIIGGSGFYSIDQIEYLKEIEINTPYGKPSDSIRVYNLGNLEIAFIPRHGRTHRLNPSEIPYQANIWALRSIGVRWIIAPSAVGSLQEQIRPLDIVVPDQFIDRTKNRPATFFNEGAVAHVTMGDPFCTNLCRILSEIGEKNIPGGRQLHRGGTYLAMEGPAFSTRAESKLYRSWGCSIIGMTNHTEARLAKEAEIAYSSLSMVTDYDCWHQTHQEVSVEMVMDNLRSNTEVANKIILEVAKSIEKERPKSKSHFSLKDGLITQKKNIPSLTKDKLRIFTDSY from the coding sequence ATGAATAAAGAACATTTATTACCTATTGAAAAATCAAGATTAGGAATAATTGGTGGAAGTGGATTTTATTCAATTGATCAAATAGAGTACTTAAAAGAAATAGAAATCAATACCCCCTATGGTAAACCTTCTGATTCAATAAGAGTATATAATCTTGGAAATCTAGAGATAGCATTCATTCCTAGGCATGGAAGAACTCATAGATTAAATCCTTCTGAAATCCCTTACCAAGCTAATATTTGGGCTCTAAGATCAATTGGAGTAAGATGGATTATAGCTCCATCAGCAGTTGGTTCATTACAAGAACAGATAAGGCCACTTGATATAGTGGTGCCAGATCAATTTATAGACAGGACAAAAAACAGACCAGCAACATTCTTTAATGAGGGAGCAGTGGCGCATGTAACTATGGGAGATCCTTTCTGTACAAATTTATGCCGAATATTAAGTGAAATAGGAGAAAAAAATATTCCTGGAGGCAGACAATTACATAGAGGGGGTACTTATTTAGCAATGGAAGGGCCTGCTTTTTCAACTAGAGCAGAATCTAAATTATATAGAAGCTGGGGATGTTCAATAATAGGAATGACGAACCATACTGAAGCAAGATTAGCTAAAGAGGCTGAAATAGCTTACTCCTCATTGTCTATGGTTACTGATTATGATTGCTGGCATCAAACACATCAAGAAGTTTCTGTAGAAATGGTTATGGATAATCTTAGATCAAATACTGAGGTAGCCAACAAAATAATCCTCGAGGTAGCTAAATCAATTGAAAAAGAAAGACCAAAAAGTAAATCTCATTTTTCCCTAAAAGATGGATTGATAACCCAAAAAAAAAATATCCCAAGCCTCACAAAAGATAAACTCAGGATATTTACTGATTCTTATTAA
- a CDS encoding cytochrome b559 subunit beta — MTNSQAPMQAAEVRVYPIFTVRWLAVHALAIPSVFFLGSIAAMQFVAR, encoded by the coding sequence ATGACTAATTCTCAAGCTCCAATGCAGGCTGCGGAAGTCCGCGTCTACCCTATATTCACTGTTAGATGGCTAGCCGTTCACGCTTTAGCTATTCCTTCAGTATTCTTTTTGGGTTCAATTGCTGCAATGCAATTTGTAGCCAGATAA
- a CDS encoding NADH dehydrogenase subunit K, translated as MREIREGNCNPLGAPQVTTDLSENIILTSLDDLHNWARLSSLWPLLYGTACCFIEFAALIGSRFDFDRFGLVPRSSPRQADLLIVAGTVTMKMAPALVRLYEQMPEPKYVIAMGACTITGGMFSADSTTAVRGVDKLIPVDLYLPGCPPRPEAIFDAVIKLRKKVGNESIAERIKTEQTHRYITSDHEMNLVFSENTGEYLSKTATNVIPSSKKEKITEISEVSETSKIINSEEK; from the coding sequence ATCAGAGAAATTAGAGAAGGAAATTGCAACCCTCTTGGTGCCCCACAAGTTACAACAGATTTAAGCGAAAATATCATATTAACAAGCTTAGACGATCTTCATAATTGGGCTAGATTAAGTAGTCTTTGGCCCCTTCTATACGGTACAGCTTGTTGTTTTATTGAATTTGCTGCCTTAATCGGCTCTAGATTTGATTTTGACAGGTTTGGACTAGTGCCAAGAAGCTCTCCTAGACAAGCAGACTTATTAATAGTTGCAGGGACAGTAACAATGAAGATGGCTCCAGCTTTAGTAAGACTTTATGAGCAGATGCCCGAGCCAAAATATGTTATTGCAATGGGTGCCTGTACAATCACAGGAGGAATGTTTAGCGCAGATTCTACTACTGCTGTAAGGGGTGTTGATAAACTTATTCCTGTTGATTTGTATCTTCCTGGATGTCCGCCAAGACCAGAAGCAATTTTTGATGCTGTAATCAAATTAAGAAAGAAAGTTGGCAATGAATCAATAGCTGAGAGAATAAAAACAGAACAGACTCATAGATACATAACATCTGATCACGAAATGAATCTTGTTTTTTCTGAAAATACTGGTGAATACCTCAGTAAAACTGCAACGAATGTTATTCCTTCATCTAAGAAAGAAAAAATAACTGAAATATCAGAGGTAAGCGAAACATCTAAAATTATTAATTCGGAAGAAAAGTAA